The Methanosphaera sp. genome contains a region encoding:
- the hisA gene encoding 1-(5-phosphoribosyl)-5-[(5-phosphoribosylamino)methylideneamino]imidazole-4-carboxamide isomerase, translated as MIIIPAVDIKDGKCVQLVQGKPGTEQVVIDDPVEVALKWEKMGAKRLHIVDLDGALESGVNLEIIKEIVEKTTVPVQMGGGIRSIEYAQKLLDMGVDTVIIGTMAVENPDILDSLTDKYTPDQICISLDSKDNRVLTHGWQKSTDKTPLEYTQIFQQKGAGSILFTNVDVEGLLGGIDLSIAEELIEKSEIPIIYSGGITSVDDLKVLRDINTDYVVIGSALYKGLIDFKEALKYQD; from the coding sequence ATGATTATAATACCTGCTGTAGATATTAAAGATGGAAAATGTGTTCAACTAGTACAAGGAAAGCCTGGAACAGAACAGGTAGTAATTGATGATCCCGTAGAAGTTGCACTAAAATGGGAGAAGATGGGAGCAAAAAGATTACATATTGTAGATCTTGATGGAGCACTTGAAAGTGGAGTGAATCTTGAAATAATTAAGGAAATTGTTGAAAAAACAACTGTTCCAGTTCAAATGGGTGGAGGTATACGTTCAATTGAATATGCACAGAAACTATTAGATATGGGTGTTGATACTGTAATTATTGGAACAATGGCAGTTGAAAATCCTGATATTCTAGATTCACTAACTGATAAATACACACCAGATCAAATTTGTATATCACTTGATAGTAAAGATAATCGAGTATTAACACATGGATGGCAGAAATCAACAGATAAAACACCACTAGAATATACACAGATCTTCCAACAAAAAGGTGCAGGTAGTATATTATTTACAAATGTGGATGTTGAAGGATTACTTGGTGGAATTGATCTTAGTATAGCAGAAGAATTAATTGAAAAATCAGAAATACCAATAATTTATTCTGGTGGAATAACATCAGTTGATGATCTTAAAGTACTACGTGATATAAACACTGACTATGTTGTAATAGGATCAGCACTCTATAAGGGATTAATAGACTTTAAAGAAGCATTAAAATACCAGGACTAA
- a CDS encoding ATP-grasp domain-containing protein: MKFLVFEYSSIYFQENIISEGFSMLREILYDLDVIDEYSVDYLINSKLSIDNLSKCRPITVNDNLNEWLRCNIKSYDYIIFIAPEDEHLQYEITKIIEDENIKKIASDSTTSDICSSKIKTYNNICDVLKIPTLKVEVDNICSDAISEFIDENKTCIIKPDDRTSSDFIYKIHSLTEFRKIIKLYKDENIKVALLQKYIKGESISISAICSRDDSKIISINSQQITEQDDNKIAYNGCITPLNHPLKDEIIKTSKKIIKQIPGLYGFIGIDYIIDDNKIYMVEINSRFTTPFIVLSENCSENLMKIIIDYCIDDKWSSIKFKDNGEFYKGDIL, from the coding sequence ATGAAATTTCTAGTCTTTGAATATTCATCAATCTATTTTCAGGAAAATATTATATCTGAGGGATTTTCAATGCTTCGAGAAATTCTATATGATCTTGATGTTATTGATGAATATAGTGTTGATTATCTTATAAATTCTAAATTATCAATAGATAATCTGAGCAAATGTAGACCTATAACAGTTAATGATAATTTAAATGAGTGGCTTAGGTGTAATATTAAAAGCTATGATTATATAATATTTATTGCACCAGAAGATGAACATCTCCAGTATGAAATAACAAAGATAATAGAAGATGAAAATATCAAAAAAATTGCATCAGATTCTACAACATCTGACATCTGTTCATCAAAAATTAAAACATACAATAATATATGTGATGTATTAAAAATTCCAACACTTAAAGTTGAAGTAGACAATATATGTAGTGATGCAATTTCAGAGTTTATAGATGAAAATAAAACATGTATCATAAAACCTGATGATAGAACATCATCTGATTTCATATATAAAATACATTCACTAACTGAATTTAGAAAGATAATTAAGTTATATAAAGATGAGAATATTAAAGTTGCACTTCTTCAGAAATATATTAAGGGTGAATCAATTAGTATAAGTGCAATATGTAGTAGAGATGATTCAAAAATAATAAGTATAAATTCACAACAAATAACTGAGCAAGACGACAATAAAATAGCATATAATGGATGTATTACACCCCTTAATCATCCACTAAAAGATGAAATTATTAAAACATCAAAGAAGATAATTAAACAAATTCCAGGTCTTTATGGATTTATAGGAATTGACTATATAATAGATGATAATAAAATCTACATGGTTGAAATTAATTCACGTTTCACAACACCATTTATAGTATTGTCTGAAAATTGTAGTGAAAATCTTATGAAGATAATAATAGACTATTGTATAGATGATAAATGGAGTAGTATTAAATTTAAAGATAATGGAGAATTTTATAAAGGAGATATATTATGA
- the wecB gene encoding UDP-N-acetylglucosamine 2-epimerase (non-hydrolyzing) produces the protein MKIAIVLGTRPEIIKMSPVIDEIQENNTDFIIIHTGQHYDSKMSDQFFIDLDLPKPDYNIGIGSNTAIEQISTIISKLEEILTDEGVDIVLVQGDTNAVAAGAIAANKLKIPVGHIEAGLRSYDKNMPEEINRLIADSCSALYFVPTDKTAINLVNEGVDHKNIYITGNTIVDACKRNIDIAKEKSTILDDVIFDEYITLTLHRAENVDDPNRLANIINSLINLRYNIVLPLHPHTRKSLDAINLYDELASCEHIQIMEPLGYLDFLALISNTKLILTDSGGLQEEAITLDIPCVTLRYNTERPETIDAGGNILAGTNSTEITNNIQNILDNSDVYAKMAGAINPYGDGTSAEKIYNIIKEHYDLNSLKIEAASEVVDFEGYELISINDDITTSEFEDLYPGCIIQQVFSGSKQVYLGVDDNLNGMNVIVKKFKIN, from the coding sequence ATGAAAATAGCAATAGTTCTTGGGACAAGACCTGAAATTATAAAGATGTCACCAGTAATTGATGAAATTCAAGAAAATAATACAGACTTTATAATAATACATACAGGACAACATTATGATTCAAAGATGTCTGATCAGTTCTTTATTGATCTTGATCTTCCAAAGCCTGACTATAACATTGGAATAGGATCAAATACTGCAATAGAACAGATAAGTACTATTATATCAAAACTTGAAGAAATACTAACAGATGAAGGTGTTGATATTGTACTTGTACAGGGTGATACTAATGCTGTTGCAGCAGGTGCTATTGCTGCAAATAAACTTAAAATACCAGTAGGTCATATTGAAGCAGGACTTAGATCTTATGATAAAAATATGCCAGAGGAAATTAACAGATTAATTGCTGATAGTTGTTCTGCACTTTATTTTGTACCAACTGATAAAACAGCAATTAACCTTGTAAATGAGGGAGTAGATCATAAAAATATCTATATTACAGGAAATACAATTGTTGATGCATGTAAACGTAACATTGACATTGCAAAAGAAAAAAGCACAATCCTTGATGATGTAATATTTGATGAATATATCACACTTACTCTTCACAGAGCTGAAAATGTAGATGATCCTAATCGTCTTGCAAACATCATAAATAGTCTTATAAATCTCAGATATAATATTGTTCTTCCTCTTCATCCACATACAAGAAAATCACTTGATGCAATTAATTTATATGATGAACTTGCAAGTTGTGAACATATCCAGATAATGGAACCTCTTGGATATCTTGATTTTCTTGCATTAATATCAAATACTAAGCTTATACTTACAGATTCAGGTGGTCTTCAAGAAGAGGCAATAACTCTTGACATTCCATGTGTTACACTACGATATAATACAGAACGTCCTGAAACTATTGATGCTGGTGGAAATATTCTAGCAGGAACAAATTCAACTGAAATAACAAATAATATTCAAAATATCTTAGATAATAGTGATGTATATGCTAAAATGGCAGGTGCAATAAATCCATATGGTGATGGTACATCTGCTGAAAAAATATATAATATTATAAAAGAGCATTATGATCTTAATAGTCTTAAAATAGAAGCAGCAAGTGAGGTTGTTGACTTTGAAGGATATGAACTTATAAGTATTAATGATGATATCACAACCTCTGAATTTGAGGATTTATATCCTGGATGTATAATTCAGCAGGTATTTAGTGGTTCAAAACAAGTATATCTTGGTGTTGATGATAACTTAAATGGTATGAATGTTATTGTTAAGAAATTTAAGATAAATTAA
- a CDS encoding CBS domain-containing protein, which translates to MLTTVQKEILQSLINLYRQAKCTSVKCESIAELMGRNSGTIRNQMQALRSLGLVQGVPGPRGGYKPTLEAYQTLNVVNDPCEIHVPIYVNGKVVSDISVYKIEFTSILRPGDCEATISVMGDIKQLDLDDEIKIGPTPVNNLTILGKIIGRDDVDNVLLIKSKTILSIPNIAAKEVATPVVKTITSTMKVAEICQLFSENHIKSAPVIDNGEIIGVVRAEDIIKTVAENGLMREASEFMNSTILTSRDNVRLTTAMDLLQQNNVSSLVLVDDSKEIAGVITFTDILKTLVTLIK; encoded by the coding sequence ATGCTTACTACTGTACAAAAAGAAATACTACAAAGTTTAATAAATCTATACAGACAAGCCAAATGTACATCTGTTAAGTGTGAAAGCATAGCAGAACTTATGGGTAGAAATTCAGGAACAATAAGAAATCAAATGCAAGCACTACGTAGTTTAGGTTTAGTTCAGGGTGTACCAGGACCAAGAGGTGGATATAAACCTACACTTGAAGCATATCAAACATTAAATGTTGTAAATGATCCATGTGAAATACATGTACCAATATATGTAAATGGAAAAGTTGTATCAGATATATCTGTATATAAAATAGAATTTACAAGTATACTCAGACCAGGAGATTGTGAAGCAACAATATCTGTAATGGGAGATATTAAACAACTAGATCTTGATGATGAAATAAAAATTGGGCCAACACCAGTAAACAACCTTACAATTCTAGGTAAAATTATAGGTCGTGACGATGTTGACAATGTACTTCTTATTAAATCAAAAACAATACTAAGTATACCAAATATTGCAGCAAAAGAAGTTGCAACACCAGTTGTTAAGACAATAACATCAACAATGAAGGTAGCAGAGATCTGTCAGTTATTTTCAGAAAATCATATAAAAAGTGCACCTGTAATTGATAATGGTGAAATAATAGGTGTTGTACGAGCAGAAGATATTATAAAAACTGTTGCAGAAAATGGTCTTATGAGGGAAGCATCAGAATTTATGAATTCAACAATTCTTACATCAAGAGATAATGTCCGTCTTACAACAGCAATGGATCTACTACAACAAAACAATGTATCATCACTTGTACTTGTAGATGACAGTAAAGAAATTGCAGGAGTTATAACATTTACAGATATTCTTAAAACTCTTGTAACATTAATAAAATAA
- a CDS encoding nucleotide sugar dehydrogenase — translation MNFNTQKVAIFGLGHIGLPTAAILANNKINVLGVDVNEDTVNAINQSKVCFKEPGVEDLLKSAISDGYFKATCDLRGAASECNVMIIIVPTPVDCECNADLSYVISACESIKDGLSKGDLVIVESTVPPETGINVIKPILEESGLICGEDFLLAYSPERALPNNTIYEMTHNVRVVGGYNKESSDAAAELYSNITCGDIIKVKSITSAEMIKLMENTYRDVNIALSNEFAMICENIDVDAQEVISAANYHPRVNIHTPGAGVGGHCIPVDPYFLIQTAQKYGTKASLIQQARNINNMMPQHVVDIVEQFKDNDKDNFTVAILGVAYKGNVDDIRESPSIDLIKLLNEKDNITTVAHDPYVDSSIIESFNIKAVDYDEALSADCVIIMCDHDIYRDITPSMIENKFLISTKPIVDADKFRQNGVNFQAIGNIKKE, via the coding sequence ATGAATTTTAATACTCAAAAAGTTGCAATATTTGGTCTTGGACATATTGGTCTTCCTACAGCTGCAATACTTGCAAATAATAAGATTAATGTTCTTGGTGTAGATGTTAATGAAGATACTGTTAATGCAATAAATCAATCAAAAGTTTGCTTTAAAGAACCTGGTGTTGAAGATTTACTAAAATCTGCCATAAGTGATGGATATTTCAAGGCAACATGTGATCTTAGAGGGGCAGCAAGTGAATGTAATGTTATGATTATTATTGTTCCTACACCTGTTGATTGTGAATGTAATGCTGATTTATCATATGTTATATCTGCATGTGAGAGTATTAAAGATGGACTCAGCAAGGGCGATCTTGTTATTGTTGAAAGTACAGTTCCACCTGAAACTGGAATTAATGTTATAAAGCCTATACTTGAAGAGTCTGGTCTTATATGTGGTGAGGATTTCCTCCTAGCATATAGTCCTGAACGTGCACTTCCAAACAATACAATCTATGAAATGACACATAATGTACGTGTTGTTGGTGGATATAATAAGGAAAGTAGTGATGCTGCAGCAGAACTTTATAGTAATATTACATGTGGTGATATTATTAAGGTTAAATCTATTACATCTGCTGAGATGATTAAGCTTATGGAAAATACTTATCGTGATGTTAATATTGCACTTAGTAATGAGTTTGCCATGATTTGTGAAAATATTGATGTTGATGCACAGGAAGTTATTTCTGCTGCAAATTATCATCCACGTGTAAATATTCATACACCAGGTGCTGGTGTTGGTGGTCATTGTATACCTGTTGATCCATACTTTTTAATTCAAACAGCACAAAAATATGGTACAAAAGCAAGTCTTATACAACAGGCACGTAATATAAACAATATGATGCCACAACATGTTGTTGATATTGTTGAGCAATTTAAGGATAATGATAAGGACAACTTTACTGTTGCTATTTTAGGTGTGGCATATAAGGGAAATGTTGATGATATACGAGAATCACCATCTATTGATTTAATAAAATTACTAAATGAAAAAGATAATATTACAACAGTTGCACATGACCCATACGTTGATAGTAGTATTATTGAATCATTTAATATAAAAGCTGTTGATTATGATGAAGCATTATCTGCGGATTGTGTAATTATTATGTGTGATCATGACATATATCGTGATATTACACCATCTATGATAGAAAATAAGTTTCTTATATCAACAAAGCCTATTGTTGATGCTGATAAATTCCGCCAAAATGGTGTGAATTTCCAGGCAATAGGAAACATTAAAAAGGAGTAA
- a CDS encoding hydantoinase/oxoprolinase family protein, which translates to MKYMGLDIGGANTDCVIVEFDSEYNVLSIDKDKYYLPFWSDHERLPECLLKLKGENNIDVICVSITAELADCYMTKKEGVLDITSKVMDTFTSEDVYFVTFDGLKEYEYVKDNPLSAAAANWVGTANVIKQVRDDCIFMDMGTTTTDIIPIKDKKLASSGFSDTQRLGSGELVYTGLLRTNVAAIVDSVVVDGVKTSISSELFTTTADVNMVLGNITSSEYTTPTADGKDKSLLASKNRLSRLVCGDIDTISDDNIVSIANEVYEKQVHQVAEALAKVIKTTGINCIVLSDIKGGSVCMDAAGRFDVEVINLKDYINGDIISIITAVGAISMYIEKYTTDDVNVLEKIYEYFN; encoded by the coding sequence ATGAAGTATATGGGACTTGATATTGGTGGAGCAAATACAGATTGTGTAATAGTTGAATTTGACAGTGAATATAATGTATTGTCAATTGATAAAGATAAGTATTATCTTCCTTTTTGGTCTGATCATGAAAGACTTCCTGAATGTCTTCTTAAATTAAAAGGTGAAAATAATATTGATGTTATATGTGTTTCAATTACAGCAGAGCTTGCTGATTGTTATATGACAAAAAAGGAAGGTGTTCTTGATATAACATCAAAGGTTATGGATACATTTACAAGTGAGGATGTTTATTTTGTTACATTTGATGGACTAAAAGAGTATGAGTATGTTAAGGACAATCCACTTTCTGCTGCAGCTGCAAACTGGGTTGGTACTGCAAATGTTATAAAACAGGTACGTGATGATTGTATCTTTATGGATATGGGAACTACTACAACTGATATTATTCCAATTAAAGATAAAAAGCTTGCATCAAGTGGCTTTAGTGATACTCAACGTCTTGGTAGTGGAGAGCTTGTATATACTGGTCTTCTAAGAACTAATGTTGCTGCAATTGTTGATAGTGTGGTTGTTGATGGAGTTAAAACAAGCATAAGTAGTGAGTTATTTACAACAACAGCTGATGTTAACATGGTTCTTGGAAATATTACATCTAGTGAATATACAACTCCTACAGCTGATGGTAAAGATAAATCATTACTTGCATCTAAAAATCGTCTTAGTCGTCTGGTATGTGGTGATATTGACACAATTTCAGATGATAATATTGTATCTATTGCAAATGAGGTTTATGAAAAACAGGTACATCAAGTAGCAGAAGCACTTGCAAAAGTTATTAAAACAACAGGTATTAATTGCATTGTTTTATCTGATATTAAAGGTGGTAGTGTTTGTATGGATGCAGCAGGCAGATTTGATGTTGAAGTTATTAATCTTAAAGATTATATTAATGGTGATATTATTTCAATTATTACAGCTGTTGGTGCAATTAGTATGTATATTGAAAAGTATACAACTGATGATGTTAATGTTTTAGAAAAGATTTATGAATATTTTAATTAG
- the atwA gene encoding methyl coenzyme M reductase system, component A2 produces MSFIEVKNVTKKFDNTTVLENINLEINEGEVLGILGRSGSGKSVLLNMLRGIDEYAPDEGEVIIHVAYCPECDYMDSPSHIGNTCSCGHKFEEKEINLYNTSKKEFASVKRRISIMLQRTFALYEEETVLENIMRSFEDQRNEDNINKAISLLKMTHMEHRITHIARDLSGGEKQRIVLARQLAKNPMLFLADEPTGTLDPKTARLLHNALLSGVKEKEITMVINSHWPDVIEDLSDRVIWLEAGKIKQEGEPAPIVEEFKKEIPQVKKHEQVEVGDPIIEMEDLKKYYFSVSRGVVKSVDGVTLKINEGEIASIVGLSGAGKTTLSKLIAGLIEPSEGEIKVRIGDEWIDMSKVGLAHRGRATKHIGLLHQDFSLYPYKTILGNLTEAINLDLPAEFAKMKSIHVLTAVGFTEEEAASLLEKYPDQMSGGEKHRVAIAQVLIKEPRIVILDEPTGTMDPITRRDVTESILNAREELDQTFVIISHDMDFVLECCDSAALMRDGKLLDQGNPESIVEQLTSQERTKMFKNDF; encoded by the coding sequence ATGAGCTTTATAGAAGTTAAAAATGTTACAAAAAAATTTGACAATACAACAGTACTAGAAAACATAAATCTAGAAATAAATGAAGGAGAAGTACTGGGAATTCTTGGACGTAGTGGATCAGGAAAATCCGTACTTCTAAATATGCTTCGTGGAATTGATGAATATGCACCAGATGAAGGAGAAGTAATAATACACGTTGCATACTGTCCTGAATGTGACTACATGGATTCACCATCACACATAGGAAATACATGTTCATGTGGACATAAATTCGAAGAAAAAGAAATAAACCTCTACAACACATCAAAAAAAGAATTTGCATCTGTAAAAAGAAGAATTTCAATCATGCTTCAGAGAACATTTGCACTCTATGAAGAAGAAACAGTTCTTGAAAACATCATGAGATCATTTGAAGATCAAAGAAATGAAGATAACATAAACAAAGCAATAAGTCTTCTAAAAATGACACACATGGAACACAGAATCACACACATTGCACGTGATTTAAGTGGAGGAGAAAAACAGAGAATTGTACTTGCACGTCAACTTGCAAAAAATCCAATGCTATTTCTTGCTGATGAACCAACAGGAACACTTGACCCAAAAACAGCACGTCTACTTCACAATGCACTTCTTAGTGGTGTAAAAGAAAAAGAAATTACAATGGTAATAAACTCACACTGGCCTGATGTAATAGAAGATCTATCAGACCGTGTAATCTGGCTTGAAGCAGGAAAAATTAAACAAGAAGGAGAACCTGCACCAATAGTTGAAGAATTTAAAAAAGAAATTCCACAAGTTAAAAAACATGAACAAGTAGAAGTTGGAGATCCAATAATTGAAATGGAAGACCTTAAAAAATACTACTTCTCAGTATCACGTGGAGTTGTAAAATCAGTAGATGGTGTAACACTCAAAATTAATGAAGGAGAAATTGCAAGTATAGTAGGTCTTAGTGGAGCAGGAAAAACCACACTATCAAAACTTATTGCAGGACTCATCGAACCTAGTGAAGGAGAAATAAAAGTAAGAATTGGTGATGAATGGATCGACATGTCAAAAGTTGGACTTGCACACAGAGGACGTGCAACAAAACATATCGGACTACTACACCAGGACTTCAGCCTATATCCATATAAAACAATTCTTGGAAACTTAACTGAAGCAATAAACCTTGACTTACCAGCTGAATTTGCAAAAATGAAATCAATACATGTACTTACAGCTGTAGGATTTACAGAAGAAGAAGCAGCATCACTCCTTGAAAAATACCCAGATCAGATGAGTGGAGGAGAAAAACACAGAGTAGCAATTGCACAAGTTCTCATAAAAGAGCCAAGAATTGTAATTCTTGATGAACCTACAGGTACAATGGATCCTATCACAAGACGTGATGTAACAGAATCCATACTTAATGCACGTGAAGAACTTGACCAAACATTTGTAATTATATCACACGATATGGACTTTGTACTTGAATGTTGTGATTCAGCAGCACTTATGCGTGATGGAAAACTACTAGATCAAGGAAATCCTGAATCAATAGTAGAACAATTAACATCACAAGAACGTACAAAAATGTTCAAAAATGATTTCTAG
- a CDS encoding FAD synthase, which yields MATGTFDILHPGHLFYLNEARKLGGADAHLVVVIATDKTVKEHKKVPVIGEKQRCEMVNAFGCVDEAFIGDEDDPFKIVKEQKPDIIAIGPDQKFNPENLEAQLKSIGIDVKAVKIDSYKEFELDSSCKIIKKIKNTHFNEKYFDECDL from the coding sequence ATGGCTACAGGAACATTTGACATACTTCATCCTGGACATCTATTCTATCTTAATGAGGCAAGAAAGCTTGGAGGTGCAGATGCACATCTAGTTGTTGTAATTGCAACTGATAAAACAGTAAAAGAACATAAGAAAGTCCCAGTAATTGGTGAAAAACAGCGTTGTGAAATGGTAAATGCATTTGGCTGTGTTGATGAAGCATTTATTGGAGATGAGGATGATCCATTTAAAATTGTTAAAGAACAAAAACCTGACATTATAGCAATAGGTCCTGATCAGAAGTTTAATCCTGAAAACTTAGAAGCACAATTAAAATCTATTGGTATTGATGTTAAAGCTGTTAAAATAGATTCATATAAGGAATTTGAGCTTGATAGTTCATGTAAAATAATTAAAAAGATAAAAAATACACATTTTAATGAAAAATATTTTGATGAATGTGATCTTTAA
- the truA gene encoding tRNA pseudouridine(38-40) synthase TruA produces the protein MRRVALKIAYIGSKFHGYQRQPDYRTVEGELLKVFKETGIIEDTWKAHYSVAGRTDKGVHSTANVISFITDEEIYINKLNGLLPDDIKIVAEARVPYSFKVRFPQTRTYTYIQPIDPFYGESIDIDAMREAINLFIGEHNFRNFSKRNEKNPNREITHVDLKCVDDVLVFTIEGKSFLWNMVRKMVKALLHVGYHELTVDDIEELLQPKELRQYIRLQPAAACGLILSDINYKNIKFKESQYAKDKLAGYLKEEYLTNRQKMITDKHLIEILKSDNEPLTTTNKKIKG, from the coding sequence ATGAGACGAGTAGCATTAAAAATAGCATATATTGGTTCTAAATTTCATGGATATCAAAGACAGCCAGATTATCGTACTGTTGAAGGTGAACTTCTCAAAGTATTTAAGGAAACTGGCATTATTGAAGATACATGGAAGGCACATTATTCAGTAGCAGGACGTACAGATAAGGGAGTTCATTCAACTGCAAATGTAATATCATTTATTACAGATGAAGAAATTTATATAAATAAACTTAATGGACTTCTTCCTGATGATATTAAGATAGTTGCAGAAGCACGTGTACCATACTCATTTAAGGTACGTTTTCCACAAACACGTACATACACCTATATTCAGCCCATAGATCCATTCTATGGTGAAAGTATTGATATTGATGCAATGCGTGAGGCAATAAATTTATTTATAGGTGAGCATAATTTCCGTAATTTTTCAAAACGTAATGAGAAAAATCCAAACCGTGAAATTACACATGTTGACCTTAAATGTGTAGATGATGTACTTGTATTTACAATTGAAGGTAAAAGCTTCCTATGGAATATGGTACGTAAGATGGTAAAAGCATTACTTCATGTTGGATATCATGAACTTACAGTTGATGATATAGAAGAACTTCTACAGCCTAAGGAGTTACGTCAGTATATACGTCTTCAACCTGCAGCTGCATGTGGACTTATTCTTAGTGATATTAACTATAAAAATATTAAATTTAAGGAATCACAGTATGCAAAAGATAAACTTGCAGGATATCTTAAAGAGGAATATCTTACAAACAGACAAAAGATGATAACAGATAAACACTTAATTGAAATACTAAAAAGTGACAATGAACCATTAACAACCACAAATAAAAAGATAAAAGGGTAA
- the cofH gene encoding 5-amino-6-(D-ribitylamino)uracil--L-tyrosine 4-hydroxyphenyl transferase CofH: MLESIYEKSLNNEITKKDALDLIKSTSQFELYDTADKLRETIVGDKVTYVVNKAIDITDHCMIGCKFCSFRDNEKYRMTNEEISESISQGEAIGATEICLFGGVTPDMDIKYYCDLIKQIKDEHDICLHALSPAEVYQASVNSGITTQEALVELKDAGMDTMTGASAEVLVDSIRHEICPNKLTTKQWCDVVKQAHELGIPTTSTLMYGSIETWQDRIDHIFLLKEIQEETHGFTEFVPMTFLGENNELGKISNGATGVEDLKLHAISRIILSDVIENIQVSWVKLGLRMTQVALNCGANDIGGTMIEDKISTAAGGGYGGYLPVSRIKTLIEDIGRIPQQRTTKYEYI; this comes from the coding sequence ATGCTTGAAAGTATTTATGAAAAATCTTTAAACAATGAGATAACAAAAAAAGATGCATTAGATCTTATAAAATCAACAAGTCAATTTGAATTATATGATACAGCAGATAAACTAAGAGAGACAATAGTGGGAGATAAGGTAACATACGTTGTAAATAAGGCTATTGACATTACAGATCATTGTATGATAGGATGTAAATTCTGTTCATTTAGAGATAATGAAAAATACAGAATGACAAATGAGGAAATTTCAGAAAGTATCAGCCAAGGTGAGGCAATAGGAGCAACAGAAATCTGTCTTTTTGGTGGAGTAACACCAGATATGGATATTAAATACTACTGTGATCTTATAAAACAGATAAAAGATGAACATGACATATGTCTTCATGCATTATCACCTGCTGAGGTATATCAAGCATCAGTTAATTCTGGAATCACAACACAAGAAGCTCTAGTTGAACTTAAAGATGCTGGTATGGATACAATGACAGGAGCATCAGCAGAAGTACTAGTTGATTCAATACGTCATGAAATTTGTCCAAATAAATTAACAACAAAACAGTGGTGTGATGTAGTAAAACAGGCACATGAACTTGGAATTCCTACAACATCAACATTAATGTATGGAAGTATAGAAACATGGCAGGATCGTATAGATCATATCTTTCTTCTTAAAGAAATACAGGAAGAAACTCATGGATTTACAGAATTTGTACCAATGACATTTCTTGGAGAAAACAATGAACTAGGTAAAATATCAAATGGTGCAACAGGAGTTGAGGATTTAAAACTTCATGCAATATCAAGAATTATATTATCTGATGTTATTGAAAATATACAAGTTTCATGGGTAAAACTTGGACTTAGAATGACACAAGTAGCACTAAATTGTGGTGCTAATGATATTGGTGGAACTATGATTGAAGATAAAATTTCAACAGCAGCAGGTGGAGGATATGGTGGATATCTACCTGTAAGTCGTATAAAAACATTAATTGAAGATATAGGACGTATTCCACAACAAAGAACAACAAAGTATGAATATATTTAA